One window of Strix aluco isolate bStrAlu1 chromosome 24, bStrAlu1.hap1, whole genome shotgun sequence genomic DNA carries:
- the LOC141933980 gene encoding mast cell protease 1A-like → MLLLLLLASASLLLPWAGAGRIIGGWEAKPHSRPYMAYLSIRSVSGNYQCGGFLIRPDAVLSAAHCVAGETKVNIAVTLGAHNISQNERSQQKFHVDHWVIHPNYSKNHHVNDIMLLKLNPRAKLTKEVSYIPLPSHNESVGPGTTCEVAGWGWTSQTQNETSVLMEVNLKVQSNEECEKYFKSSYDHQSMVCVGDDDRKKSTWKGDSGGPLVCNGKAHGIVSYGRKCCIFPTVFTRVLYFGPWIHEELRKFALQDLPDSTSSD, encoded by the exons atgctgcttctccttctgcTCGCAAGTGCTTCTCTCCTTCTCCCATGGGCTGGGGCTG gaAGGATCATTGGCGGATGGGAAGCTAAGCCCCACTCCAGGCCCTACATGGCTTATTTATCAATTAGAAGTGTGTCAGGGAACTATCAGTGTGGAGGGTTCCTGATTCGCCCAGATGCAGTGCTCTCAGCAGCTCACTGTGTGGCTGGTGAAAC GAAAGTGAATATCGCTGTGACCCTGGGAGCTCACAACATAAGTCAGAATGAACGGAGCCAGCAGAAATTCCACGTTGACCACTGGGTCATCCATCCCAACTATTCAAAAAACCACCATGTAAATGACATCATGCTGCTGAAG CTGAACCCAAGGGCCAAGCTCACTAAGGAAGTGAGTTATATCCCTTTGCCCAGTCACAATGAGAGTGTGGGTCCAGGAACTACATGCGAAGTGGCTGGCTGGGGCTGGACATCACAGACACAGAATGAGACTAGTGTGCTGATGGAGGTGAACCTGAAGGTGCAGAGTAATGAAGAgtgtgagaaatattttaaaagcagctacGACCATCAGTCTATGGTCTGTGTTGGTGATGATGATCGCAAAAAATCAACTTGGAAG GGTGATTCTGGAGGCCCATTAGTCTGCAATGGCAAGGCTCATGGCATTGTTTCTTATGGACGGAAATGCTGCATCTTCCCTACAGTATTTACCAGAGTCCTCTATTTTGGGCCCTGGATACATGAAGAGCTGAGAAAGTTTGCGCTTCAAGACCTACCTGACTCTACCTCCTCCGACTAA